From a single Hymenobacter sp. YIM 151500-1 genomic region:
- a CDS encoding pirin family protein — MPSRIIRAADRGLKDAGWLQSHFSLSFGPYANPERSGFGLLRVFNDDFVQPGRGFGLHAHSNMEIISVMLAGRMNHKDTLGYSEEVGPDWVQIMSAGSGLRHEEHNIGDDEVNFLQIWIEPKLQNIGPRYQRRHFPREQRRNRLTTIVSNEEGTAHCWINQNARLSLGYFEAGQTVEYTLNPLNKCVWVFGLEGELRVNGETLARRDSLGLWETATVHIDCSTEVQFLLIEAPINH, encoded by the coding sequence ATGCCGTCCCGCATTATCCGCGCCGCCGACCGGGGGCTGAAAGACGCCGGCTGGCTGCAAAGCCACTTCTCTCTAAGCTTCGGGCCCTACGCCAACCCGGAACGGTCGGGGTTTGGGCTGCTGCGCGTGTTCAACGACGATTTTGTACAGCCCGGCCGCGGCTTCGGCCTGCACGCCCACAGCAACATGGAAATCATTTCGGTGATGCTGGCCGGGCGCATGAACCACAAGGACACGCTGGGCTACAGTGAGGAGGTGGGCCCCGACTGGGTGCAGATTATGAGTGCCGGCAGCGGCCTGCGCCACGAGGAGCACAACATCGGCGACGATGAGGTGAACTTCCTGCAAATCTGGATTGAGCCCAAGCTTCAGAACATCGGCCCCCGCTACCAGCGCCGTCACTTTCCGCGCGAGCAGCGCCGCAACCGCCTCACCACCATCGTGAGCAACGAGGAAGGCACGGCTCACTGCTGGATCAACCAGAACGCCCGGCTCAGCCTGGGCTACTTTGAGGCAGGCCAGACGGTGGAGTATACTCTGAACCCGCTCAACAAGTGCGTGTGGGTGTTTGGGCTGGAAGGCGAGCTGCGCGTGAACGGCGAAACCCTGGCCCGGCGCGACAGTCTGGGGCTGTGGGAAACGGCCACGGTGCACATCGACTGCTCTACCGAAGTGCAGTTTCTGCTGATTGAAGCTCCCATCAACCACTAA
- a CDS encoding DUF72 domain-containing protein, which translates to MQQTPAYHIGCSGYHYRHWRGRFYPEKLPVRRWFEFYSQHFDTLELNVTFYRFPQQAMLDNWYQASRPGFVFAVKAPRLITHYNQFNQVGGLLTDFYDIVQAGLQEKLGPVLFQLPPRAAYTPERLARILEYLNPAFQNVLEFRHPSWWQPAVYEALAGRGVSFCGQSHPALPDAVVATAPLLYYRLHGVPNLYQSPYDEEFLARLTAETRAAGAAQAFVYFNNDIDASAIGNARRLQELVG; encoded by the coding sequence ATGCAGCAGACTCCGGCGTATCATATTGGCTGCTCGGGCTACCACTACCGGCACTGGCGGGGCCGCTTCTACCCCGAAAAGCTACCCGTGCGGCGCTGGTTCGAGTTTTACAGCCAGCACTTCGACACCCTGGAGCTGAACGTGACCTTTTACCGGTTTCCGCAGCAAGCCATGCTCGACAACTGGTACCAGGCCAGCCGGCCGGGCTTTGTGTTTGCCGTGAAGGCGCCCCGCCTCATTACCCACTACAATCAGTTCAACCAGGTGGGCGGGCTGCTCACCGATTTTTATGACATTGTACAGGCGGGCTTGCAGGAAAAGCTGGGGCCGGTGCTGTTTCAGCTGCCGCCCCGCGCCGCCTACACCCCCGAGCGGCTGGCCCGCATCCTGGAGTACCTGAACCCGGCCTTTCAGAACGTGCTGGAATTTCGGCACCCGAGCTGGTGGCAGCCAGCCGTGTACGAGGCCCTGGCCGGGCGCGGCGTAAGCTTCTGCGGGCAGAGCCACCCCGCCTTGCCCGATGCCGTGGTAGCCACGGCGCCCCTGCTCTACTACCGCCTGCACGGCGTGCCCAACCTGTACCAGTCGCCCTACGACGAGGAGTTTCTGGCCCGGCTGACTGCCGAAACCCGCGCGGCCGGCGCCGCCCAGGCCTTCGTGTACTTCAACAACGACATCGACGCCTCAGCCATCGGCAACGCCCGCCGCTTGCAGGAGTTGGTGGGCTGA
- a CDS encoding S9 family peptidase, with protein sequence MKILRLTLALCLGVVGSAAAQELPYQTPPRAIVALADAPPTPRVSFASNGQWMLLMDVQDMPSIAEVSQPELRLAGLRINPRTNGPSRTSYATSLRLRRLPEGKELLIQGLPGKPLISDVQWSPDNTKIAFTHTTKNHVELWLVDVASASARLVPNLFLNAIFGTPYEWLSDSKTIIARAVVGGRGEAPNTLLPPTGPIIQENVGRTAAARTYQDLLKNPTDERLFDYYGLTQIVKVGLDGRMAPLGQPGLIQQASPSPSGKYVLVRRRHRPYSYTLPVSSFPQRVEVLNLEGLVVKEVADLPLADNVPTSFDAVPTGPRYHGWREDAPNTLYWVEAQDGGDPKTEAAVRDKIFALPAPFEGQPQELAALPLRFRSIRWATDKLALVEGYRWADRRETMWTLDLATKTSLTPLFERSSQDTYTDPGTPFMQRNALGRYVLATDGAGDVVYLIGAGASPEGDRPFVDELNVRTKKGQRWWRSEAPYYEVPVTILDAGKRIFVTRRESAQEVPNYFLRDAPSLKLTPLTKFTNPYASIGNLQKQVLKYKRNDGVELTANLYLPPNYKKEDGPLPTLLEAYPVEFKDKKEAGQVKGSPYTFTRLSWGSPVFWVTQGYAVLQGTSIPIVGEGKKEPNDTYVQQLTASAKAAIEEGKRLGVVDPSRVAVMGHSYGAFMTANLLAHTNLFRAGIARSGAYNRTLTPFGFQGEERTYWQAPEVYNTMSPFNYADKIKTPLLLIHGEADNNSGTFPIQSERFYNALKGHGATVRYVVLPAESHGYAARESIMHMLWEMNTWLDTYVKKAASAPADNAKAEAK encoded by the coding sequence ATGAAAATACTTCGACTCACCCTGGCGCTGTGCTTGGGGGTAGTAGGCTCGGCTGCCGCGCAGGAGCTTCCCTACCAGACGCCGCCCCGAGCCATTGTCGCCCTGGCCGATGCCCCGCCTACGCCCCGCGTCAGCTTTGCCTCCAACGGCCAGTGGATGCTGCTTATGGATGTGCAGGACATGCCTTCCATTGCGGAAGTGAGCCAGCCCGAGCTGCGCCTGGCGGGCCTGCGCATCAACCCGCGCACCAACGGGCCCAGCCGCACCAGCTACGCCACCTCCCTGCGCCTGCGCCGCCTGCCCGAGGGCAAGGAGCTACTGATTCAGGGCTTGCCCGGCAAGCCGTTGATTAGCGACGTGCAATGGTCGCCGGACAACACCAAAATTGCCTTCACCCATACCACCAAAAACCACGTGGAGCTGTGGCTGGTGGACGTGGCGTCGGCCTCGGCCCGGCTGGTGCCCAATCTGTTTCTGAATGCCATTTTCGGCACGCCCTACGAGTGGCTTTCTGACAGTAAGACCATCATTGCCCGCGCCGTGGTGGGCGGCCGGGGCGAAGCGCCCAATACGCTGCTGCCGCCCACGGGGCCCATTATCCAGGAAAACGTGGGCCGCACCGCCGCCGCCCGCACCTACCAGGACCTGCTGAAAAACCCCACCGACGAGCGGCTGTTCGACTACTACGGCCTGACGCAGATTGTGAAAGTGGGCCTCGACGGGCGCATGGCTCCGCTGGGCCAGCCCGGCCTGATTCAGCAGGCTTCGCCCTCGCCCAGCGGCAAGTACGTGCTGGTGCGCCGCCGCCACCGCCCCTACTCCTACACCCTGCCCGTGAGCAGCTTCCCGCAGCGGGTGGAGGTGCTGAACCTGGAAGGGCTGGTGGTGAAAGAGGTGGCCGACCTGCCCCTGGCCGACAACGTGCCCACCAGCTTCGACGCCGTGCCCACCGGCCCGCGCTACCACGGCTGGCGCGAAGATGCCCCCAACACCCTGTACTGGGTGGAGGCCCAGGACGGCGGCGACCCCAAAACGGAAGCCGCCGTGCGCGACAAAATCTTTGCTTTGCCGGCGCCTTTTGAAGGGCAGCCCCAGGAGCTGGCGGCCCTGCCCCTGCGCTTCCGCAGCATCCGGTGGGCTACCGACAAGCTGGCGCTGGTGGAAGGCTACCGCTGGGCCGACCGCCGCGAAACCATGTGGACCCTGGATTTGGCCACCAAAACCTCGCTCACGCCCTTGTTTGAGCGCTCCTCCCAGGACACCTACACCGACCCCGGCACGCCCTTTATGCAGCGCAACGCCCTGGGCCGCTACGTGCTGGCCACCGATGGCGCCGGCGACGTGGTGTACCTGATCGGGGCCGGTGCTTCGCCGGAGGGCGACCGACCGTTTGTGGACGAGCTGAACGTGCGCACCAAGAAAGGCCAGCGCTGGTGGCGCAGCGAGGCGCCCTACTACGAAGTGCCCGTTACCATTCTGGACGCCGGCAAGCGCATCTTCGTAACCCGCCGCGAGTCGGCGCAGGAGGTGCCCAACTATTTCCTGCGCGACGCGCCCAGCCTCAAGCTTACGCCTCTCACCAAGTTCACGAACCCCTACGCCAGCATCGGCAACCTGCAAAAGCAGGTGCTCAAGTACAAGCGCAATGATGGCGTGGAGCTGACGGCCAACCTCTACCTGCCGCCCAACTACAAAAAGGAGGACGGCCCGCTGCCCACCTTGCTGGAGGCGTATCCGGTGGAGTTTAAAGACAAGAAAGAAGCCGGCCAGGTGAAAGGCTCGCCCTACACGTTTACGCGCTTGTCGTGGGGCTCGCCGGTGTTCTGGGTAACGCAGGGCTACGCCGTGCTGCAAGGCACCAGCATCCCGATTGTGGGCGAGGGCAAGAAAGAGCCCAACGACACCTACGTGCAGCAGCTCACGGCTTCGGCCAAGGCTGCTATTGAGGAAGGCAAGCGCCTGGGCGTCGTCGACCCCAGCCGGGTGGCCGTGATGGGCCACAGCTATGGTGCCTTCATGACGGCCAACCTGCTGGCCCACACCAATTTGTTCCGGGCTGGCATTGCCCGCAGCGGCGCCTACAACCGCACGCTCACGCCGTTTGGCTTCCAGGGCGAGGAGCGCACCTACTGGCAGGCCCCGGAGGTGTACAACACTATGTCGCCGTTCAACTACGCCGACAAAATCAAGACGCCCCTGCTGCTCATCCACGGCGAGGCCGACAACAACTCCGGCACTTTTCCCATCCAGAGTGAGCGGTTCTACAACGCCCTGAAAGGCCACGGCGCCACGGTGCGCTACGTGGTGCTGCCCGCTGAGAGCCACGGCTACGCGGCCCGCGAGTCCATTATGCACATGCTCTGGGAGATGAACACCTGGCTGGACACCTACGTGAAGAAAGCCGCCTCCGCCCCTGCCGACAACGCCAAAGCTGAGGCCAAGTAA
- a CDS encoding YMGG-like glycine zipper-containing protein, giving the protein MFKIYAAMLSALFVVESTVLTSEAAAQERPRKPWSRKAKGAAIGGGAGAVTGAVVGGGKGAVIGTVAGAAAGGIIGRKKDKKKDRARYDQYTRKD; this is encoded by the coding sequence ATGTTCAAGATATATGCGGCCATGCTTTCGGCCCTGTTTGTAGTAGAAAGCACTGTACTGACCTCAGAAGCTGCTGCGCAGGAACGTCCGCGCAAGCCCTGGAGCCGGAAGGCCAAAGGCGCCGCCATTGGTGGCGGGGCAGGGGCCGTAACGGGTGCCGTGGTGGGCGGCGGTAAAGGTGCCGTAATCGGTACCGTAGCCGGAGCCGCCGCCGGGGGTATCATCGGCCGCAAAAAAGACAAGAAGAAAGACCGGGCCCGCTACGACCAGTATACCCGCAAAGACTAA
- a CDS encoding zeta toxin family protein: protein MDSLKQEVNLGVIVNADEIEAKLKAQHRRRTRVLNLHDWSLSLTQQDLEAFVVVENAASQLQPAYQQLQKLRIEENVLLFTGVKVDSYLASRVAEFLRYALLTARQSFTFETVMSHPSKLAFLRDAQTAGFRTYLYFVATEDPEINVGRVRARVQKKGHDVARDKIISRYARTLDSLFDAVRLVNRAFIFDNSYAAPQLIAEIEEGKRVDFKTTSIPAWVDTYFRQKALRKA from the coding sequence GTGGACTCTCTCAAGCAGGAGGTTAATCTTGGCGTTATTGTGAATGCCGACGAGATTGAGGCGAAGCTCAAGGCCCAACATCGTCGGCGCACCCGAGTGCTGAATCTGCATGATTGGAGCCTGAGCTTAACTCAGCAAGACCTGGAAGCATTCGTGGTAGTAGAAAATGCTGCGTCTCAACTGCAACCGGCCTACCAGCAGCTTCAGAAACTCCGCATCGAGGAAAATGTGCTCCTGTTCACCGGCGTCAAAGTAGACTCCTACCTCGCTTCTCGCGTAGCAGAGTTCCTACGGTATGCCCTGCTAACGGCCCGGCAGTCATTCACCTTTGAAACGGTGATGTCCCATCCTTCCAAGCTCGCCTTCCTGCGCGACGCGCAAACGGCCGGATTCCGCACCTACCTTTATTTCGTTGCTACCGAGGATCCCGAAATTAACGTGGGTCGGGTGCGGGCCCGCGTTCAGAAGAAAGGCCACGACGTAGCCCGCGACAAAATTATCTCCCGCTACGCCCGCACCCTCGATTCCCTATTTGATGCCGTCCGCCTCGTGAACCGGGCCTTTATCTTCGACAACTCCTATGCGGCACCCCAGCTCATAGCTGAAATAGAGGAAGGCAAGCGCGTGGACTTCAAAACGACTTCCATCCCCGCCTGGGTGGACACGTACTTCCGTCAAAAGGCGTTGCGCAAAGCTTGA
- a CDS encoding LVIVD repeat-containing protein — translation MTYTATLLSWARGLMLLALLTALASCSTNDASPASAEAAADGKGGSLARFTVLDNTLYVVDNSSLRVFSLTDPTAPARGAVVPLTFGVETIYPRPPYLFLGTQRGMYIFDASTPAAPQQLAFYQHVVSCDPVVVDDQYAYVTLRAGRTCGGGPNQLQVIDLTNLRAPRLARTYAMERPLGLGIDSNLLFVCDNNQLKVFDAGATPQLTLRQTFSVTLADVIPHRGLLLGTGPGGLYQYRYQGGQLTPLSRLPITPTP, via the coding sequence ATGACTTATACTGCTACGCTTCTCTCCTGGGCCCGCGGGCTGATGCTGCTTGCCCTGCTGACTGCCCTGGCCTCCTGCTCTACTAACGATGCCAGTCCGGCCAGTGCTGAGGCCGCGGCCGATGGCAAAGGCGGCTCCCTAGCCCGCTTCACCGTGCTCGACAACACGCTTTACGTGGTAGACAACAGCAGCCTGCGGGTGTTCAGCCTAACCGACCCCACGGCCCCGGCACGCGGGGCCGTGGTGCCACTGACGTTTGGCGTGGAAACCATCTACCCACGCCCGCCCTACCTGTTTCTGGGTACGCAGCGGGGCATGTACATCTTCGATGCCAGCACGCCGGCCGCCCCCCAGCAACTGGCCTTCTACCAGCACGTGGTGAGCTGCGACCCGGTGGTGGTGGACGACCAGTATGCCTACGTAACCCTGCGCGCCGGCCGCACCTGCGGCGGGGGACCCAATCAGTTGCAAGTCATAGACCTCACCAATCTGCGCGCCCCGCGCCTGGCCCGCACCTACGCCATGGAGCGCCCGCTGGGCCTGGGCATCGACAGCAACCTGCTATTCGTGTGCGACAACAACCAGCTCAAAGTATTTGATGCCGGCGCCACACCCCAGCTCACGCTGCGCCAGACCTTCTCCGTCACGCTGGCCGACGTCATTCCGCACCGTGGCCTACTGCTCGGCACAGGGCCCGGCGGGCTCTACCAGTACCGCTACCAAGGCGGCCAGCTTACGCCCCTGAGCCGGCTACCCATTACGCCCACGCCCTGA
- a CDS encoding ImmA/IrrE family metallo-endopeptidase, which yields MATTSLQEVEMLTRKEIETRAQEALQLVNTSSLPIDPVSLANAAGIKVHTAEFSNNNLSGMISKRGPETVILVKQTDPDSRKRFTIAHELGHHFLHLTDQEDGAFVDDTINLFREQFQDSVPQAHRKQETEANRFAAALLMPEPLIRREFAQNPDIDYLAWRFGVSEQAMGYRIAELGLR from the coding sequence ATGGCCACTACCTCACTCCAAGAAGTTGAAATGCTTACGCGCAAAGAAATCGAAACCCGCGCCCAAGAAGCTCTGCAACTAGTTAATACGTCAAGCTTGCCCATTGACCCGGTGAGTTTGGCCAACGCCGCGGGAATTAAAGTGCACACGGCGGAGTTTTCTAATAACAATCTGTCGGGCATGATTTCGAAGCGCGGCCCCGAAACGGTTATTCTCGTCAAGCAAACCGACCCCGATAGCCGCAAGCGTTTCACCATTGCCCACGAACTCGGGCACCACTTTCTTCACCTCACCGACCAGGAGGACGGCGCGTTTGTCGACGATACCATCAATCTATTCCGCGAACAATTTCAAGATTCTGTTCCCCAGGCCCACCGCAAGCAGGAAACTGAAGCCAACCGCTTTGCCGCGGCCTTGCTGATGCCCGAGCCGCTTATTCGCCGGGAATTTGCGCAAAACCCTGATATCGACTACCTAGCCTGGCGGTTTGGTGTATCTGAACAAGCCATGGGCTACCGCATTGCAGAATTAGGCTTACGCTAA
- a CDS encoding extracellular catalytic domain type 1 short-chain-length polyhydroxyalkanoate depolymerase, with translation MKQLLFCVLLVLLPVLIRAQTTVQGTIRHGGVAREYRLYVPRAYTGSRAVPLLFNLHGYGSSNQEQELYGDFRPIADTANFLVVHPNGTRDALGNRHWNVFLAPGSGGPDDVSFLSALLDSLRLRYQIDPDRVYSTGMSNGGFMSYELACQLSNRVAAIASVTGSMVQSRLAACAPPRPVPVLHIHGTADATVPYTGNALFVPVPDLLVAWARRNGASLTPTITQVPNSNTTDGSTAERQVFGGGRNGSVVEHYRIIGGGHTWPDAPVAIGVTNRDINASREIWRFLRPYRLSRLSVVTTSGTETKETALLVYPNPTTGRLTVQLGTQGGQVAPAAVHITDAAGRSVRAAVRQLGSGAVEVQTTGWAPGVYWLRAEVAGQPQYRRILKQ, from the coding sequence ATGAAACAACTTCTTTTCTGTGTACTGCTCGTGTTGCTGCCAGTGCTGATCCGGGCGCAAACCACCGTGCAAGGCACCATCCGGCACGGCGGGGTGGCGCGCGAGTACCGCCTCTACGTGCCCCGCGCCTACACCGGCAGCCGTGCCGTGCCCCTGCTGTTCAACCTGCACGGCTACGGCTCCAGCAACCAAGAGCAGGAGCTGTACGGCGACTTCCGGCCCATTGCCGATACGGCCAACTTCCTGGTAGTGCACCCCAATGGCACTCGCGACGCCCTCGGCAACCGGCACTGGAACGTGTTTCTGGCGCCCGGCTCCGGCGGGCCCGACGACGTCAGCTTCCTATCGGCCCTGCTTGACTCGCTGCGCCTGCGCTACCAGATTGACCCGGACCGGGTGTACAGCACTGGCATGAGCAACGGCGGCTTTATGAGCTACGAGCTGGCCTGCCAGCTCAGCAACCGCGTGGCAGCCATTGCCTCCGTCACGGGCAGCATGGTGCAGAGTCGCCTGGCGGCCTGCGCGCCCCCGCGGCCGGTGCCCGTGCTGCACATCCACGGCACCGCCGATGCCACTGTGCCCTACACCGGCAATGCCCTATTTGTGCCCGTGCCCGACCTGCTCGTGGCCTGGGCCCGGCGCAACGGCGCCAGCCTCACGCCCACCATCACCCAAGTCCCCAATAGCAACACCACCGACGGCAGCACCGCCGAGCGGCAGGTGTTTGGTGGGGGCCGCAACGGCAGCGTTGTGGAGCACTACCGCATCATCGGGGGCGGGCACACTTGGCCGGATGCCCCGGTTGCCATCGGCGTCACGAACCGCGACATCAACGCCAGCCGCGAAATCTGGCGGTTTCTGCGGCCCTACCGCCTGAGCCGGCTCTCGGTGGTTACCACGTCTGGAACCGAGACGAAGGAAACCGCGCTGCTCGTATATCCTAACCCGACCACGGGCCGCCTCACCGTGCAGCTGGGCACCCAGGGCGGCCAGGTGGCTCCCGCCGCCGTGCACATTACCGATGCCGCCGGCCGCTCCGTGCGCGCCGCCGTGCGCCAGCTAGGTAGCGGCGCCGTCGAGGTGCAAACCACCGGCTGGGCGCCGGGCGTGTACTGGCTGCGGGCTGAAGTAGCTGGCCAGCCTCAGTATCGCCGCATTTTAAAGCAATAA
- a CDS encoding NUDIX hydrolase, producing MIDKIAWLHLHEGRVLSTRSRGKDRYYLPGGKREAGETDAQTLVREIREELTVTLDADSLVHVGTFTAPAHGHPAGVLVQMTCYAARYTGHLQPAAEIEEVVWLTYQHRPLVSAVDQLIFDWLRKQGQLAE from the coding sequence ATGATAGACAAAATAGCCTGGCTACATCTGCACGAAGGCCGCGTGCTCAGCACCCGCAGCCGCGGCAAAGACCGGTATTACCTGCCCGGCGGCAAGCGCGAAGCCGGCGAAACCGACGCCCAAACCCTGGTGCGCGAAATCCGTGAGGAGCTGACCGTAACGCTCGACGCCGACAGCCTCGTGCACGTGGGCACCTTCACGGCCCCGGCCCACGGCCACCCGGCCGGAGTACTCGTGCAGATGACCTGCTACGCCGCCCGTTACACCGGCCACCTTCAGCCCGCCGCCGAAATCGAGGAAGTCGTGTGGCTCACCTACCAGCACCGCCCCCTGGTGTCGGCCGTCGACCAGCTCATTTTCGACTGGCTTCGGAAGCAAGGCCAGCTGGCTGAGTAG
- a CDS encoding LVIVD repeat-containing protein, which yields MRHLYSWLLGGGLLLGLSACPMTGPEPLLQPQYRPLLMARAQLEQAVAALPPQALHNTGKIYLRGSYVLVNERYEGVHIIDNHDPAHPKPVAFVRIPGNVDLAMKGNLLYADSGPDLLTFDVSDPRQARLLHRVRDAVPELPMPEFGPLEAEYQPQNRPADAVVVGWRKL from the coding sequence ATGCGTCATCTGTACTCCTGGCTGCTGGGCGGCGGCTTATTGCTGGGCCTGAGCGCCTGCCCCATGACTGGCCCCGAGCCCCTACTCCAGCCCCAGTATCGGCCTTTGCTCATGGCCCGTGCCCAGCTGGAGCAGGCCGTGGCCGCGCTGCCCCCGCAAGCCCTGCACAACACCGGCAAAATCTACCTGCGCGGGTCCTACGTGCTAGTGAATGAGCGGTACGAGGGAGTGCACATCATTGATAACCACGACCCTGCCCACCCCAAGCCGGTTGCCTTTGTGCGCATTCCCGGCAACGTGGACCTGGCCATGAAAGGCAACCTGCTTTACGCCGACAGCGGCCCCGACCTGCTCACGTTCGACGTAAGCGACCCGCGCCAGGCCCGCCTGCTGCACCGCGTCCGTGATGCCGTGCCCGAGCTGCCCATGCCCGAGTTTGGCCCCCTGGAAGCTGAGTATCAACCGCAAAACCGCCCCGCCGACGCTGTAGTGGTGGGCTGGCGCAAACTATAA
- a CDS encoding glycerophosphodiester phosphodiesterase, producing MKRNLLFTAALLLGLGACNDSDDNNASPKYRTLSGQAPLVIGHRRASGLRPEHTLEAYTLAIEQGADFVEPDLVLTQDGVLVCRHEPMLSGTTNVASLPQFADRKTTKLVDGVAYTDWFASDFTLAEIKTLRAVQPRASRPQEYNGQFLIPTFQELVALVKQQSAARGRTIGVYPETKHPTFHERDLKLPLTDRLLAALDQAGWNSKDAPVYVQSFETANLRYIHSKSTVKLVQLLDADDVDATGKLVMKAPYAQPYDFVVAGDPRTFYDLTTDAGLDFVKTYAVGIGPWKPYIQPYTPTTKLPATDLIERAHKKGLVVHAYTFRNEPSTLLPAYQGDPKAEYKNFYDLGIDGVFTDFPGTAIEARP from the coding sequence ATGAAACGAAACCTACTCTTTACGGCCGCTTTACTGCTGGGCCTGGGGGCCTGCAACGATTCCGACGACAACAATGCCTCGCCGAAATACCGCACGCTCAGCGGGCAGGCGCCGCTGGTGATTGGGCACCGCAGGGCTTCGGGGCTGCGGCCCGAGCACACGCTGGAGGCGTACACGCTGGCCATCGAGCAAGGGGCCGACTTTGTGGAGCCCGACTTGGTGCTGACCCAGGACGGGGTGCTGGTGTGCCGGCACGAGCCCATGCTGTCGGGCACGACCAACGTGGCCAGCCTGCCGCAGTTTGCCGACCGCAAAACCACCAAGCTGGTAGACGGCGTGGCCTACACCGACTGGTTTGCCAGTGACTTCACGTTGGCTGAAATCAAGACGCTGCGGGCCGTGCAGCCGCGGGCCAGCCGCCCCCAGGAGTACAACGGACAGTTTCTGATTCCGACGTTTCAGGAACTGGTGGCGCTGGTGAAGCAGCAAAGCGCGGCCAGGGGACGCACCATTGGGGTGTACCCCGAAACCAAGCACCCCACGTTTCATGAGCGGGACCTGAAGCTGCCCCTGACTGACCGGCTTCTGGCTGCTCTCGATCAGGCCGGCTGGAACAGCAAAGACGCGCCAGTGTATGTGCAGTCATTCGAGACAGCCAACCTGCGCTACATCCACAGCAAGTCCACGGTGAAGCTGGTGCAGCTGCTCGACGCCGACGACGTGGACGCCACCGGCAAGCTGGTGATGAAAGCCCCGTACGCCCAGCCTTACGACTTTGTGGTGGCCGGCGACCCGCGCACGTTCTACGACCTCACCACCGACGCCGGCTTGGACTTCGTAAAAACGTACGCCGTTGGCATCGGGCCCTGGAAACCCTACATTCAGCCCTATACGCCCACGACCAAGCTGCCCGCCACCGACCTCATCGAACGGGCCCACAAAAAGGGCCTAGTGGTGCACGCCTACACCTTCCGCAACGAGCCCAGCACGCTGCTGCCTGCTTACCAGGGCGACCCGAAAGCCGAGTACAAAAACTTCTACGACCTGGGCATTGACGGCGTATTCACGGACTTTCCCGGCACGGCCATCGAGGCCCGGCCATAA